A region of the Bacillus sp. NP247 genome:
TAAACGTGCGGAACAGGCGAAGCGCTTATTACCATTTGAACAATGGCACGAAGAAGCGATGCAAAATGAGCAGAAAGCTGAAAGTTTGTTAAAACAAATTATCGCCAAAAAAGAAAATGTAATGAATAGTTTTGAACTTGCTCAGGTGAAATATGAAGCAGTAAAGAATAAAGAACCTGAGCGAGAAGATGCAAAAAAACTTGTTCAAAGATTAGAAGAGTTACAACCGATTATTGCATCATTAGCTGAGAAACAGTTGAATTTACAAAATGCAGAAATTCAACTAGGGAAATTAAAGGAAAGTATGCAAAAATTAGACCGACAATTAGAGGAGCATACAAATCAAAAACAGCTAATGTCTAGTGAATTACAGCAATTAGAACGAGCACTTGAGCAATATGTAGATAAAGTAGAAGAACTAACGAATATGCGAGAAGATGCAAAAGTTTTAAAGCAAGCATATGATGTTTGGCAAGAAAAACAAAAATTTGAGCAAGAAAAAGTAGCGGCATATAATAAGATGCAATTGGCAGTGAACGCATATGAAAATATGGAACGCCGCTGGTTAAGTGAACAAGCTGGTATATTAGCTCTTCATCTACATGATGGCGAATCTTGTCCAGTATGTGGTAGTACGAACCATCCGGAAAAAGCTACAGAGCAAAGTGATGCGATCGATGAAAAAGAGTTAAATGATTTAAGAGACAAGAAGAATATTGCCGAAAAATTACATGTTCAATTAGAGGAGAAATGGAATTTCTATCATCTTCAATATGAACAGGTAATAGAAGAGGTTAAGCAGCGAGGCTATCGCTCGGAAGAATTAGCTGAAACATACAATGCACTTGTTCAAAAAGGAAAACAATTAGTAACGGAAGTAAATACGTTAAAAGCAAGCGAAGAAACGCGTAAGCAAACTGCTGTGAATATAAAAAGCATAGAAGAAAAAGTAGATGTGCTTCAGAAACAAAAGCGTGAGGTAGAAACAGAGCAGCACCGTACAGAAATGGAGTGTTTACAGCTTCGAACGTCATATGAACATGATAAGAAAAATATTCCTGACAGCTTACAAACAATACAAGCTTGGAAAGTCCAGTTTGATCAAGCGACGCAACAACTTAGGTTAATGGAAGATGAATGGAAGAAAGTGCAGGAAGCGTATCAGCATTGGCAGAATGAAAATATACGTATTCAAGCAGAACAGGAAGGTGCTTCTAATCAATTTGAAAGTGCAAAATTGAAGAAAGAAGATACTTTTGCGCGCTTTATGAAAGAACTTGAACAAAGCGGATTTACAGATCAAATCACGTATAAAGAAGCAAAATTAAATGATGCTGAGATGGAGATGTTACAAAAAGAAATTCAAAGTTATTATTCATCTCTTGAAGTACTTGCAAAACAAATTGAAGAGTTACATGCTGAATTAAAAGATAAAGAGTATATGGATATTACAGCGTTAGGTCAACACATAACAGAATTACAAATTAATCTCGATATCATTAAAGAAAAACGTCAACGTGCGCAAAACGCTGTAACATATATTTCTGATTTACATGAAAATATTAGACGTATCGATGAGCAAATTCATGAGGAAGAAAAAGCATTCCAAGAACTTGTTGATTTATATGAAGTAATGAAAGGTGATAACGAAAGCCGTATATCATTTGAACGTTACATCTTAATTGAGTATTTAGAACAAATTGTTCAAATTGCAAACGAACGATTACGTAAATTATCAAACGGACAATTTTATTTAAAACGAAGCGAACGAGTTGAAAAGAGAAATCGTCAAAGTGGATTAGGATTAGATGTTTATGACGCATACACTGGCCAAACACGCGATGTAAAAACATTATCTGGCGGCGAGAAATTTAATGCATCACTTTGCTTAGCGCTTGGAATGGCAGATGTCATTCAAGCGTATGAAGGCGGTATTTCCATCGAAACGATGTTTATCGATGAAGGATTCGGCTCATTAGATGAAGAGTCATTAACGAAAGCAGTTGACGCCCTAATCGATTTACAAAAATCAGGCCGATTTATCGGTGTAATTTCACACGTTCAAGAACTGAAAAACGCAATGCCAGCTGTATTAGAAGTAACGAAGCAGAAGGATGGGTGTAGTCAGACTAAGTTTGTGGTGAAGTAACAAGATTTAATTACTGAAAAATTTAGTGAAATAATAAATAAAGCGCCGTCTCCTTATTGGAGGCGGCGTTTGTATGAAATAAGGAACTATGAGTTATCTGAAGTAGGCGGCGTATGTGATAATCGATTATAAGTTTTAAAAGCAGAAATTGCCGATATAACACCACCCGCTAAAAATAATGCTGATCCACCTACTAATATGATACGACTGACATATGTTTCTCGTGATTCTTCAACTTCTTCTTGTAACATTGTAGGCATATGATTCCCTCCTTTATAAAAATGTGTTTTGTAATAGTATATACAAACGCCTAACATGTGTTAAAAATGAAGAAGTTGTATGTATAAGCATCTAAGTGAATTTAATATTTAGCTAGTGTTAGTATTAAGTTCAACGATTCTGCACAACTTATGCACAAGTTTTAGTAGTTTATATGTCATGATATATCCATAAAGTTAAATATTCAATAATAATGAATGGAACATTCGTTTATTATTAAGTGTGCGTTTCTTACGCACTCTCCAAAACAAGTGTCTTTATTGTTATTCTTTTGCATCAAAGCCCTCATCACACTACGAAGTATAACAAGAAGGGGATACGAACATGAATAATCGAATTTTAAAACACTTACTAAATATGAAGATGAACAAGAAAAGCCTGGGAGCCGTTGCATTAACGGCTGGAATCATAGGCACGACTCTCATTCCTCAAAATGCATATGCGCACGGTTTTGTTGAAAAACCTGGAAGTCGTTCTGCTTTATGTAGCCCAACTTACGGCGCACTGAACTTGAACTGCGAAAGTATTATGTATGAACCTCAAAGTTTAGAAGCTCCAAAAGGATTTCCACAAGGTGGCCCAGTTGATGGGCTGATTGCTTCGGCAGGCGGGAAATTTGGTGGTATTTTGGATCAACAAACAACAGAGCGTTGGTTTAAAAATACGATAACAGGTGGAGAAAATACGTTCACATGGAAGTATACAGCTCCTCACTTAACAAGCAAATGGCATTACTATATTACGAAAAAAGGTTGGAATCCAAATAAAGCGCTAACAAGAGCAGACTTTGAGCCAATTGGAACTGTACAACATGATGGCTCTGCAGCTTTAAACAATTTAAATCACAAAATTAACGTACCTACTGATCGTAGTGGATACCATGTTATTTTAGCGGTATGGGATGTAGCTGATACAGCAAATGC
Encoded here:
- a CDS encoding AAA family ATPase; the protein is MRPLQLIMTAFGPYKQKEVIDFKDLGEHRIFAISGNTGAGKTTIFDAICYVLYGEASGEERSDTSMLRSQFADDNVYTSVELTFQLKGKRYEIKRQLGHKKQGNKTITGHAVELYEVIDEEQVPAVDRFHVTDVNKKVEDLIGLSKHQFSQIVMLPQGEFRKLLTSETENKEEILRRIFKTDRYKLMRELLDQKRKQWKDVLQEKQKERELYFRNVFKLPIRDGALLETLVEQEHVNTHQVVEALEQETAAYKAEVEQLQVEQDVQTKQLKDAETRFHAAKSVNEKFTDLQQKNEKYNTLQENRTVIEMKERSFKRAEQAKRLLPFEQWHEEAMQNEQKAESLLKQIIAKKENVMNSFELAQVKYEAVKNKEPEREDAKKLVQRLEELQPIIASLAEKQLNLQNAEIQLGKLKESMQKLDRQLEEHTNQKQLMSSELQQLERALEQYVDKVEELTNMREDAKVLKQAYDVWQEKQKFEQEKVAAYNKMQLAVNAYENMERRWLSEQAGILALHLHDGESCPVCGSTNHPEKATEQSDAIDEKELNDLRDKKNIAEKLHVQLEEKWNFYHLQYEQVIEEVKQRGYRSEELAETYNALVQKGKQLVTEVNTLKASEETRKQTAVNIKSIEEKVDVLQKQKREVETEQHRTEMECLQLRTSYEHDKKNIPDSLQTIQAWKVQFDQATQQLRLMEDEWKKVQEAYQHWQNENIRIQAEQEGASNQFESAKLKKEDTFARFMKELEQSGFTDQITYKEAKLNDAEMEMLQKEIQSYYSSLEVLAKQIEELHAELKDKEYMDITALGQHITELQINLDIIKEKRQRAQNAVTYISDLHENIRRIDEQIHEEEKAFQELVDLYEVMKGDNESRISFERYILIEYLEQIVQIANERLRKLSNGQFYLKRSERVEKRNRQSGLGLDVYDAYTGQTRDVKTLSGGEKFNASLCLALGMADVIQAYEGGISIETMFIDEGFGSLDEESLTKAVDALIDLQKSGRFIGVISHVQELKNAMPAVLEVTKQKDGCSQTKFVVK